The following proteins come from a genomic window of Natrinema saccharevitans:
- a CDS encoding PadR family transcriptional regulator, with product MESNGLAELGVLGVLAEEPADTDTVRERLRHNFSRYWTAGYGALEPTVERLREAGHVAAVTSVTEAGRRETEYEITDDGRERLRTLLNEPIPDDEIPMGGPRLVLTLGFLHHLPADERSERLAALVDRFERARSRWTDIKATHEETLAEPTGYRRDLQDLAIRLIDTYCRWLTDLRDELGAEPQRRS from the coding sequence ATGGAATCGAACGGACTCGCCGAACTCGGCGTCCTGGGAGTACTCGCAGAGGAGCCCGCCGACACGGACACCGTCCGCGAGCGGCTCCGGCACAACTTCAGCCGGTACTGGACAGCGGGATACGGAGCGCTCGAGCCGACCGTCGAGCGACTCCGGGAGGCCGGTCACGTCGCGGCGGTCACGTCGGTCACGGAGGCGGGACGGCGAGAAACGGAGTACGAGATCACGGACGACGGTCGCGAACGGCTCCGAACGCTGCTGAACGAACCCATCCCGGACGACGAGATTCCGATGGGCGGTCCGCGACTCGTCCTGACGCTCGGCTTTCTCCACCACCTCCCCGCCGACGAACGGAGCGAGCGACTCGCGGCGCTTGTCGATCGGTTCGAGCGGGCCCGGAGTCGATGGACCGACATCAAAGCGACCCACGAAGAGACGCTGGCGGAGCCGACCGGGTACCGGCGCGACCTGCAGGATCTCGCGATCCGGCTCATCGACACGTACTGTCGGTGGCTGACCGACCTGCGAGACGAATTGGGGGCCGAGCCGCAGCGCCGGTCGTGA
- a CDS encoding AzlC family ABC transporter permease yields the protein MTETDSSDAERGAAGERPPDAVDGSRPAAVEAESVTFDREGIRAGFLTCLPVAIGVGGYGIAFGMLARQAGLSVAEAALMSATVLAGAAQIVAVELWAEPIPVATVLLATLAINLRYSLMGAALRPWLERLSSLRSYGSLLLMADENWALTMRELKGGGGRGAFLLGTGIAIWLFWVAATIVGAAAGGVIGDPARYGLDFVLAAVFAALALELWEGRATLVPWLVALATAVVADALLSGQWYILLGGFAAAAVEVGRHDR from the coding sequence GTGACGGAAACCGACAGCAGTGACGCGGAGCGCGGTGCCGCCGGCGAGCGGCCGCCGGACGCCGTCGACGGGAGCCGACCCGCGGCGGTCGAGGCCGAGTCGGTCACGTTCGATCGCGAGGGAATCCGCGCCGGCTTTCTGACCTGTCTCCCGGTCGCCATCGGCGTCGGCGGCTACGGGATCGCCTTCGGGATGCTCGCGCGCCAGGCGGGCCTGAGCGTCGCCGAGGCCGCGCTGATGAGCGCGACGGTGCTGGCCGGCGCGGCCCAGATCGTCGCCGTCGAACTCTGGGCAGAGCCGATACCCGTCGCGACCGTCCTCCTCGCGACGCTGGCGATCAACCTCCGGTACTCGCTGATGGGCGCGGCGCTTCGCCCGTGGCTCGAGCGGCTCTCCTCGCTGCGGAGCTACGGCAGCCTCCTGCTGATGGCCGACGAGAACTGGGCGCTGACGATGCGCGAACTCAAAGGCGGAGGCGGCCGGGGCGCGTTCCTGCTGGGGACCGGGATCGCGATCTGGCTCTTCTGGGTCGCGGCGACGATCGTGGGCGCGGCCGCCGGCGGCGTCATCGGCGATCCGGCCCGGTACGGCCTCGACTTCGTCCTCGCGGCGGTCTTCGCCGCGCTCGCGCTCGAACTCTGGGAGGGGCGAGCGACCCTGGTGCCGTGGCTCGTCGCGCTCGCGACCGCCGTCGTCGCCGACGCGTTACTGTCCGGCCAGTGGTACATCCTGCTTGGCGGGTTCGCGGCCGCCGCCGTCGAGGTGGGTCGCCATGATCGGTGA
- a CDS encoding DUF1328 family protein, with amino-acid sequence MFAFTMPLQTGGGFLYWAIVFFVLAIVAAAVGARGVAGISMEIARIFVLIFIILAVVALLL; translated from the coding sequence ATGTTCGCGTTCACGATGCCGCTGCAGACCGGTGGTGGCTTCCTGTACTGGGCGATCGTCTTCTTCGTCCTCGCGATCGTCGCCGCCGCCGTCGGCGCCCGCGGCGTCGCCGGAATCTCGATGGAGATCGCGCGGATCTTCGTGTTGATCTTTATCATCCTCGCGGTGGTCGCGTTGCTGTTGTGA
- a CDS encoding ubiquitin-like small modifier protein 1, whose protein sequence is MDIDLRFFATFREAVGEKERTRTVADDATVGDVLASLEAEYEGLEGRLLADGEVRPQLSVLKNGRNVVHMAGVETTLADGDVVSVFPPVAGG, encoded by the coding sequence ATGGACATCGATCTCCGATTTTTCGCCACGTTCCGGGAGGCCGTCGGCGAAAAGGAGCGAACGCGAACCGTGGCGGACGACGCCACCGTCGGCGACGTCCTCGCGAGCCTCGAGGCCGAGTACGAGGGTCTCGAGGGGCGATTGCTCGCCGACGGCGAGGTCCGGCCGCAACTGAGTGTACTGAAGAACGGCCGCAACGTGGTCCACATGGCCGGCGTCGAGACGACGCTCGCGGACGGCGACGTGGTGTCGGTGTTCCCGCCGGTTGCCGGCGGGTAG
- a CDS encoding GNAT family N-acetyltransferase, translated as MIPDPAGSFATDLQRRVYEYVERNGSVTRDELARSITVDDGRATSKPARSGTYTESVPPTPDELRTCLEALQTEGHLTETDGELRVALAATTTDLDCEDGRVTIRPARGRDRAGIIETMRTVATDGPYVVADHVATDLERDRALVRANEDRSRVVFVAILEGDAADDEDGEEPSDSTDGDVVGWLHVDAPERRALRHTAEVTVGVDPDHRRQEIGTELLAYGLEWAVDAGYEKCYQHVPATNEGAIAFLEENGWEREGTHEGQYCLDGEYVDEIMLAVWP; from the coding sequence ATGATACCGGACCCGGCGGGGTCGTTCGCGACCGACCTCCAGCGGCGCGTCTACGAGTACGTCGAACGTAACGGCTCCGTTACTCGCGACGAGTTGGCTCGCTCGATCACGGTCGACGACGGCCGGGCCACCTCCAAACCCGCGCGGTCGGGGACCTACACCGAGTCGGTGCCGCCGACGCCGGACGAACTCCGGACGTGTCTCGAGGCGTTACAGACGGAAGGCCATCTGACCGAGACCGACGGCGAGCTTCGGGTCGCGCTCGCAGCGACGACGACGGACCTCGACTGCGAGGACGGGCGCGTCACCATCCGGCCGGCACGGGGGCGGGACCGGGCGGGGATCATCGAGACGATGCGGACGGTCGCGACCGATGGGCCGTACGTCGTCGCCGACCACGTCGCGACGGACCTCGAGCGCGACCGAGCGCTCGTACGGGCCAACGAGGATCGATCGCGGGTCGTCTTCGTCGCGATCCTCGAGGGAGACGCGGCCGACGATGAAGACGGAGAGGAGCCGAGCGACTCGACGGACGGCGACGTCGTCGGCTGGCTCCACGTCGATGCGCCCGAACGCCGGGCGCTCCGTCACACCGCCGAGGTGACCGTCGGCGTCGACCCCGACCACCGGCGCCAGGAGATCGGGACCGAACTGCTCGCGTACGGCCTCGAGTGGGCGGTCGACGCGGGCTACGAGAAGTGCTACCAGCACGTTCCCGCGACCAACGAGGGGGCGATCGCCTTCCTCGAGGAGAACGGCTGGGAGCGCGAGGGAACTCACGAGGGCCAGTACTGTCTCGACGGCGAGTACGTCGACGAAATTATGCTGGCGGTCTGGCCGTAG
- a CDS encoding RNA-guided endonuclease TnpB family protein, which translates to MGEEATKTIQTRLHIASGDRSWLHDARLASREIFNQTIRLKQQGYTRTEIQKEVDRDDFLRHNKCAVVGKALQTWDSCQSLLDWWHEQDDPDGGKPTPPSTDKSGAYPLVMAHTEGYRLTVDDNTNRVQFRISPKPYKKVKGNLRGESDAMDELRDALTSNEVDVGQAELLYRDGVYYLHVTVTRVFNIPEPDTSDTVVGVDINERNVALTALDRETMQTKGTLVLDYGRVKQERQRYHTITTRCQEHGKTTIHRQFGEREERFIEWVLHRLSRAVVKFAEQFSNPVIVFEDMSGIRNEMQYGSYMNRRLHKLPFHQFERFVSYKATWREIPTDTVDAYYNSRTCSCCGERGSRQGRRFRCPNDECDVAQDHADRNASVNIAWREKAKLGDTDTNYRTHKTQPQVRLVRLSGSGRVSRPPSSRSLAEQGVLAHG; encoded by the coding sequence ATGGGTGAGGAAGCCACGAAGACGATTCAGACGCGCCTACACATAGCGTCTGGTGACCGATCGTGGCTCCACGACGCCCGCCTCGCCTCACGCGAGATATTCAACCAAACCATCCGCCTGAAACAACAAGGGTACACTCGCACCGAGATACAGAAAGAGGTTGACCGCGACGACTTCTTGCGGCACAACAAGTGCGCAGTCGTCGGCAAGGCCCTCCAGACGTGGGACTCCTGTCAGTCACTTCTCGACTGGTGGCACGAACAGGACGATCCCGACGGAGGGAAGCCGACGCCACCGAGTACCGATAAATCTGGTGCGTACCCGCTTGTGATGGCGCACACGGAAGGCTACCGGCTCACCGTTGATGACAACACGAACCGCGTCCAGTTTCGTATCAGCCCGAAGCCCTACAAGAAGGTGAAGGGGAATCTGCGCGGTGAGTCGGACGCGATGGACGAACTTCGGGACGCTCTCACGTCGAATGAGGTGGACGTGGGGCAGGCCGAACTCCTGTACCGCGATGGCGTGTATTACCTACACGTCACGGTCACACGCGTGTTCAACATTCCTGAACCCGATACTAGCGACACGGTAGTCGGTGTGGACATCAACGAGCGCAACGTCGCTCTCACCGCCCTCGACCGCGAGACGATGCAGACGAAGGGTACGCTCGTCCTCGACTACGGACGAGTCAAGCAGGAACGCCAACGCTACCACACCATCACTACTCGCTGTCAGGAACACGGTAAAACGACTATTCATCGGCAATTCGGTGAGAGGGAAGAAAGGTTCATCGAGTGGGTATTGCATCGTCTCTCCCGTGCTGTCGTGAAGTTTGCAGAGCAGTTCTCGAACCCGGTCATCGTGTTCGAGGATATGAGTGGTATCCGCAACGAAATGCAGTACGGGTCGTACATGAACCGTCGGTTGCACAAACTGCCGTTTCACCAGTTCGAGAGGTTTGTGTCGTACAAGGCGACGTGGCGAGAGATACCCACGGACACGGTGGATGCCTACTACAACTCGCGGACGTGTTCGTGCTGTGGCGAGCGTGGCAGTCGGCAGGGGCGGCGGTTCCGGTGTCCGAACGACGAGTGTGACGTGGCGCAAGACCACGCCGATCGGAACGCATCGGTGAACATCGCGTGGCGCGAGAAGGCGAAACTCGGCGATACGGATACGAATTACCGGACTCACAAAACCCAGCCGCAAGTTCGGTTGGTGCGTCTGTCCGGGTCGGGGCGCGTAAGCCGCCCACCCTCATCCCGTTCCCTCGCGGAACAGGGAGTGCTAGCGCACGGCTGA
- a CDS encoding helix-turn-helix domain-containing protein has translation MASGIRAEITIDDPPDCIVAQAAAAASGRVHSVSKSTSPSAPERVTEEFMLEADASPAAFDVDAEIESIFSYGSSEVYRFERELDHGCPCERIEAHGCPVVDVRAHGSALYLTFHTPDMHVLQTVIGDLRERYSGLDVQRLLQSQQDHDERHLVFVDRSTLTDRQTEVLETAHRMGYFEHPKRANAGEVAAELDITSTTFTEHLSAAQTKLLGAILDHE, from the coding sequence ATGGCTTCGGGGATTCGCGCGGAGATAACGATCGACGATCCGCCGGACTGCATCGTCGCGCAGGCCGCCGCGGCGGCCAGCGGGCGGGTCCACTCGGTCTCGAAGAGTACCAGCCCGTCCGCGCCCGAGCGTGTGACCGAGGAGTTCATGCTCGAGGCCGACGCCTCCCCCGCGGCGTTCGACGTCGACGCCGAGATCGAGTCGATCTTCTCCTACGGCTCGAGCGAGGTCTACCGGTTCGAGCGCGAACTGGACCACGGCTGTCCCTGTGAGCGTATCGAGGCTCACGGCTGTCCGGTCGTCGATGTCCGGGCACACGGCAGCGCGTTGTATCTCACGTTCCACACTCCGGATATGCACGTCTTGCAGACGGTTATCGGCGACCTGCGCGAGCGGTATTCGGGGCTCGACGTCCAGCGACTGCTCCAGTCCCAGCAGGACCACGACGAGCGACACCTCGTCTTCGTCGACCGAAGCACGCTGACCGATCGTCAGACCGAGGTGTTGGAGACGGCCCACCGGATGGGCTACTTCGAACACCCAAAGCGAGCCAACGCCGGCGAGGTCGCCGCGGAACTCGATATTACCAGTACGACCTTTACCGAACACCTCTCGGCGGCCCAGACAAAACTCCTCGGTGCGATCCTCGACCACGAGTGA
- a CDS encoding bacterio-opsin activator domain-containing protein has translation MDDVDADRRGNVGDPAAAARALEHVVDPLVAVADGTITYANEAARDAFGIGEADRDAATALPGYWDRLATAIDETTVGTVRRVDFDDDRQGARIHRGVDGATVTFDRGATDADDEGALAGTRDRLVKDRALEEAPVGVTISDPDMEDNPLVYVNEAYEEMTGYEYDEVVGRNCRFLQGEDSSEAAIAEMAAAVAEDHPVTVELKNYRKDGTEFWNEVTIAPVRNEDGEVTNYVGFQNDITARKEAELALGERTEELEYILDRVEGLIQDVTGVVAGSTDRSELESEVCDRIATEAGYDGAWIGERNPATGTIDVRSSAGTGPDRQRIETGADHPAVETLEATEPTVGTVDGRTCVALPLSYNGIEYGVLAVRADRDRDVDERETVILSALARSIASGINARETSRVLATDAVVAVELELADRSFAPTALSSAADCRLEYRRSVHRTGDETASLFTVTGATGEELTASAADLDGVDCRVVVERDDGCLVELTGDSGLVGWLSERGARTQAIEAEDGRARVTLEIPRSANVRSIVEALEDRYAGTDIRSFRQRERDGETRQEFAARLEEELTDRQFGALQRAYLGGYFEWPRPTTGEELAQSMGVSRPTFHEHLRTAEAKLCRAFFGDAYSSS, from the coding sequence ATGGACGATGTGGATGCGGACCGGCGTGGCAACGTCGGCGACCCCGCGGCCGCAGCGCGTGCCCTCGAACACGTCGTCGATCCGCTCGTAGCGGTCGCCGACGGGACGATCACGTACGCGAACGAGGCCGCGCGTGACGCCTTCGGGATCGGTGAAGCCGACCGCGACGCCGCGACCGCACTCCCCGGTTACTGGGACCGACTCGCGACGGCGATCGACGAGACGACGGTCGGAACCGTTCGGCGGGTCGATTTCGACGACGACCGGCAGGGCGCTCGGATCCACCGCGGCGTCGACGGCGCGACGGTCACGTTCGACCGCGGGGCGACCGACGCCGACGACGAGGGGGCACTGGCCGGTACCCGGGACCGACTCGTCAAGGACCGCGCGCTCGAGGAGGCGCCGGTCGGGGTCACCATCTCCGATCCCGACATGGAGGACAACCCGCTGGTGTACGTCAACGAGGCCTACGAGGAGATGACCGGCTACGAGTACGACGAAGTGGTCGGTCGGAACTGCCGGTTCCTCCAGGGCGAGGACTCGAGCGAGGCGGCCATCGCGGAGATGGCGGCGGCCGTCGCGGAGGACCACCCGGTGACCGTCGAACTCAAGAACTACCGGAAAGACGGCACCGAGTTCTGGAACGAGGTGACCATCGCGCCCGTCCGCAACGAGGACGGCGAGGTCACCAACTACGTCGGCTTCCAGAACGACATCACCGCGCGCAAGGAGGCCGAACTCGCGCTCGGGGAACGGACCGAGGAACTCGAGTATATCCTCGACCGCGTCGAGGGGCTAATCCAGGACGTGACCGGGGTCGTCGCCGGCTCGACGGATCGCTCGGAACTCGAGAGCGAGGTCTGTGACCGGATCGCCACCGAGGCGGGCTACGACGGGGCCTGGATCGGGGAACGAAACCCGGCGACCGGCACGATCGACGTCCGCTCGAGCGCGGGGACCGGGCCCGATCGCCAGCGGATCGAAACCGGAGCGGACCATCCCGCCGTCGAGACCCTCGAGGCGACCGAGCCCACCGTCGGCACGGTCGACGGCCGCACCTGCGTCGCCCTCCCGCTGTCGTACAACGGTATCGAGTACGGCGTGCTGGCGGTCCGAGCCGACCGGGACCGGGACGTCGACGAGCGAGAGACGGTCATCCTCTCCGCGCTGGCCCGATCGATCGCCAGCGGTATCAACGCTCGTGAGACGAGTCGCGTCCTCGCGACCGACGCCGTCGTCGCCGTCGAACTCGAGCTGGCCGACCGGTCGTTCGCTCCGACGGCCCTCTCGTCGGCGGCCGACTGTCGCCTCGAGTACCGCCGCTCGGTCCACCGCACCGGCGACGAGACGGCCTCGCTGTTTACCGTCACCGGCGCGACCGGCGAGGAACTCACCGCGTCGGCCGCGGACCTCGACGGTGTCGACTGCCGGGTCGTCGTCGAGCGCGATGACGGGTGTCTGGTCGAACTGACCGGCGATTCTGGCCTCGTCGGCTGGCTCTCCGAACGGGGTGCCCGCACGCAGGCGATCGAGGCCGAGGACGGCCGGGCCCGGGTCACCCTCGAGATCCCCCGCTCGGCGAACGTCCGCTCGATCGTCGAGGCCCTCGAGGACCGCTACGCCGGCACCGACATCCGCTCGTTCCGGCAACGCGAGCGCGACGGCGAGACTCGCCAGGAGTTCGCCGCCCGACTCGAGGAGGAACTGACCGACCGCCAGTTCGGGGCGCTACAGCGGGCCTATCTCGGCGGCTACTTCGAGTGGCCCCGGCCGACGACCGGCGAGGAACTCGCCCAGTCGATGGGCGTCTCTCGGCCGACCTTCCACGAACACCTGCGGACGGCGGAGGCGAAGCTCTGTCGCGCGTTCTTCGGGGACGCGTATAGTAGCTCTTGA
- a CDS encoding winged helix-turn-helix domain-containing protein, which yields MSATNADAGKRGWHCDDHVDTQAVLAALDDDACRAILEETTEEALTATELSDRCDIPMSTAYRKVELLTDADLVEEQVRINTTGKHATEYAKNFDDVRVAVGDDGFEIELTKPEADPNGQSSYGSTPAVADD from the coding sequence ATGTCCGCTACGAACGCCGACGCCGGGAAGCGAGGCTGGCACTGCGACGATCACGTCGATACGCAGGCCGTGTTGGCCGCCCTTGACGACGATGCCTGTCGGGCCATTCTCGAGGAGACGACCGAGGAGGCACTGACCGCGACGGAACTCTCCGACCGTTGTGATATCCCGATGTCGACCGCCTACCGAAAGGTCGAACTGCTGACCGACGCCGACCTGGTCGAAGAGCAGGTCCGGATCAACACCACCGGCAAGCACGCGACCGAGTACGCCAAGAACTTCGACGACGTCCGCGTCGCCGTCGGCGACGACGGGTTCGAGATCGAACTGACCAAGCCCGAGGCCGACCCGAACGGTCAGTCGAGTTACGGGTCGACGCCGGCGGTCGCCGACGACTGA
- a CDS encoding AzlD family protein, translating into MIGEGPLALDPLVVGVVLAMAIVTALTKVGGFWLLSRIEVSERLEAGLSVLPGAIVIAILGPELAAGGPAEWGAAGVVLAIMWRTENILLSLCGGIGAVVAFRALL; encoded by the coding sequence ATGATCGGTGAGGGACCGCTCGCGCTCGACCCGCTCGTCGTCGGCGTCGTCCTCGCGATGGCGATCGTGACCGCCCTCACGAAGGTCGGCGGCTTCTGGCTCCTCTCGCGGATCGAGGTGAGCGAGCGCCTCGAGGCCGGGCTCTCGGTCCTGCCGGGCGCGATCGTGATCGCGATCCTCGGGCCGGAGCTGGCGGCGGGCGGGCCCGCCGAGTGGGGCGCGGCCGGCGTCGTACTGGCGATCATGTGGCGCACCGAGAACATCCTGCTATCGCTGTGTGGCGGAATCGGGGCCGTCGTCGCGTTTCGGGCGCTCCTGTGA
- a CDS encoding pyridoxamine 5'-phosphate oxidase family protein produces MAIDQETEMTDAEIDDFLSRHETGVLSLARTDDPYAIPISYGYDDDAREFYMRMVSTPDSEKRQFLESTPAARLVVYDEADSTYRSVIATGELQSIEPAELTPDQIAQYGDTKRPLFEIWAEGKDALNIELYRFEPATLNGRRTEVDREE; encoded by the coding sequence ATGGCTATCGACCAGGAAACCGAGATGACCGACGCGGAGATCGACGACTTCCTCAGTCGTCACGAGACGGGGGTGTTGTCGCTCGCGCGGACGGACGATCCGTACGCAATTCCGATCTCGTACGGTTACGACGACGATGCCCGGGAGTTCTACATGCGGATGGTATCGACGCCCGACAGCGAGAAGCGCCAGTTCCTCGAGTCCACGCCTGCGGCGCGACTCGTCGTCTACGACGAAGCCGATTCGACCTACCGGAGCGTTATCGCGACCGGCGAACTGCAGAGCATCGAGCCCGCGGAGCTGACCCCCGATCAGATCGCCCAGTACGGGGACACGAAGCGACCGCTGTTCGAGATCTGGGCCGAGGGGAAGGACGCGCTGAACATCGAACTCTATCGATTCGAGCCCGCGACGCTGAACGGACGGCGGACCGAAGTCGATCGCGAGGAGTGA
- a CDS encoding HVO_0649 family zinc finger protein, translated as MSVYRSPFERLREKFDESELRCSACGYVDTEGGWRVTTSGDRVRYQFVCPTCDAIETRELRLE; from the coding sequence ATGTCGGTGTATCGATCGCCGTTCGAGCGGCTCCGGGAGAAGTTCGACGAGTCCGAACTTCGGTGTTCGGCGTGTGGCTACGTCGACACCGAGGGCGGCTGGCGCGTGACCACGTCCGGCGACCGGGTCCGATACCAGTTCGTCTGTCCCACCTGCGACGCCATCGAAACCAGGGAACTCCGACTCGAGTGA
- a CDS encoding aldehyde ferredoxin oxidoreductase family protein, with product MTELGGFQDRVARIDLSDGEVAYESIDDEDAKQYIGARGLGVKYVFDQGPDVDPLGPDNLLAFMNGPLSGTQVTMSGRIAICTKSPLTGTVTDSHHGGWSGARLKWAGFDGLCFEGEADEPVYAFVEDGEVELRDASHLWGEGFHGTRDTIEEEVEGSYGKNLSIMGIGPGGENGVKYASIMNEDDRASGRGGTGCVMGSKNLKAVVVKSSTKMPKPADPETFKEGHQQAMQAIQESDVTAPNEGGLSMYGTNVLMNIGEEMDGLPTKNGKYTSTKSMREAEGVDIDAERVSGENVRENILVDEPTCHSCPVACKKEVEVTAMHKGEEMNVRTESYEYESAYALGPNSGHTDRDKIALMLERCNDMGVDTIDAGNMMAMAMEMTEEGKLEGVGELEWGDTETMIDMIERIAHREDEFADLLAEGPRRVAEAKDAHDNSLAVKGQTIAAYDPRCMKGMGIGYATSNRGACHLRGYTPAAEILGVPEKVDPYEYEGKGELTAQFQDLHAISDSFDICKFNAFAEGIEEYVLQYNGMTGRDVSEEELLEAGERIYNLERYYNNLVGFDGSDDSLPARFLEDGIRGQGASEGEYCELEEMKAEYYDHRGWVDGVVPDEKLDELGIDIGPGTGVSSEGGAAAPSDD from the coding sequence ATGACTGAACTCGGCGGATTTCAAGACAGGGTCGCCCGCATCGATCTCTCGGACGGGGAGGTCGCATACGAGTCGATCGACGACGAGGATGCAAAGCAGTACATCGGTGCGCGGGGACTCGGGGTAAAGTACGTCTTCGATCAGGGACCGGACGTCGATCCGCTTGGACCCGACAACCTGCTGGCCTTTATGAACGGCCCGCTGTCGGGCACGCAGGTAACGATGAGCGGCCGGATCGCCATCTGCACCAAATCGCCGCTGACCGGCACGGTCACCGACAGCCACCACGGCGGCTGGTCCGGCGCTCGACTCAAGTGGGCCGGCTTCGACGGCCTGTGTTTCGAAGGCGAGGCCGACGAACCGGTCTACGCCTTCGTCGAGGACGGCGAAGTCGAACTGCGCGACGCCTCTCACCTCTGGGGAGAGGGCTTCCACGGCACGCGCGATACGATCGAGGAGGAAGTCGAGGGATCCTACGGCAAGAACCTCTCGATCATGGGGATCGGCCCCGGCGGCGAGAACGGCGTCAAGTACGCCTCCATTATGAACGAGGACGACCGGGCCTCCGGCCGCGGCGGCACCGGCTGTGTCATGGGGTCGAAGAACCTCAAGGCCGTCGTCGTCAAGTCCTCGACGAAGATGCCGAAGCCGGCCGACCCGGAGACGTTCAAGGAGGGCCACCAGCAGGCCATGCAGGCCATCCAGGAGTCGGATGTCACCGCGCCCAACGAGGGCGGTCTCTCGATGTACGGCACCAACGTCCTGATGAACATCGGCGAGGAGATGGACGGCCTCCCGACCAAGAACGGCAAGTACACCTCGACCAAGAGCATGCGCGAGGCCGAGGGCGTCGACATCGACGCCGAGCGCGTCTCCGGCGAGAACGTCCGCGAGAACATCCTCGTCGACGAGCCGACCTGTCACTCCTGTCCCGTCGCCTGCAAGAAGGAAGTCGAGGTGACGGCGATGCACAAGGGCGAGGAGATGAACGTCCGCACCGAGTCCTACGAGTACGAGTCGGCCTACGCGCTCGGCCCGAACTCCGGTCACACCGACCGCGACAAGATCGCGCTCATGCTCGAGCGCTGTAACGACATGGGCGTCGACACCATCGACGCGGGTAACATGATGGCGATGGCCATGGAGATGACCGAGGAGGGCAAACTCGAGGGCGTCGGCGAGTTAGAGTGGGGCGACACCGAGACGATGATCGACATGATCGAGCGCATCGCCCACCGCGAGGACGAGTTCGCGGACCTGCTCGCGGAGGGGCCACGCCGCGTCGCCGAGGCGAAAGATGCCCACGACAACTCGCTGGCGGTCAAGGGCCAGACCATCGCGGCCTACGACCCGCGCTGCATGAAGGGGATGGGCATCGGCTACGCCACCTCGAACCGCGGGGCCTGCCACCTGCGCGGGTACACGCCCGCCGCCGAAATCCTCGGCGTCCCCGAGAAGGTCGACCCCTACGAGTACGAGGGCAAGGGCGAACTCACCGCCCAGTTCCAGGACCTCCACGCCATCAGCGACTCCTTCGACATCTGCAAGTTCAACGCCTTCGCGGAGGGCATCGAGGAGTACGTCCTACAGTACAACGGCATGACCGGCCGCGACGTCAGCGAGGAAGAACTGCTCGAGGCCGGCGAGCGCATCTACAACCTCGAGCGCTACTACAACAACCTCGTCGGGTTCGACGGGAGCGACGACTCCCTGCCCGCACGCTTCCTCGAGGACGGCATCCGTGGCCAGGGCGCGAGCGAGGGCGAGTACTGCGAACTCGAGGAGATGAAAGCGGAATACTACGACCACCGCGGCTGGGTCGACGGGGTCGTCCCCGACGAGAAACTCGACGAACTCGGCATCGACATCGGTCCCGGCACCGGCGTCAGCAGCGAGGGTGGTGCCGCGGCGCCGAGCGACGACTGA
- a CDS encoding DUF7560 family zinc ribbon protein, whose translation MSRYEFTCPECGQEIEVNESMREATLTHGCPVCGASVSSADFVPEQQPD comes from the coding sequence ATGAGTAGATACGAGTTTACGTGCCCCGAGTGCGGGCAGGAGATCGAGGTCAACGAATCGATGCGCGAGGCCACGCTCACACACGGCTGTCCGGTCTGTGGCGCGTCGGTCTCGTCGGCGGATTTCGTTCCAGAACAGCAGCCGGATTAG